The Candidatus Delongbacteria bacterium region ATAGTGATCAGATTTTTAAATTCATTTTTTCCAAACAACTCAATGATGAAAGTTTTTCCTACCTGTCTGGCGCCCCGCATAAGGATCGGTCTTCTGTTATCTTCTTTTTTCCATTCTAATAGAGATTTATATATCTTTCTGCCGATCATTATTTTCTCCTTTTGGCTGTTTTACAAGGATAATATACGACATTAATGGACAAAAGGAAAGGTTGTTTTTACAATATTTTGGCTATTTTAAAAGGATACTTTAATGGCTTTAGCTATAAACTGTAATTTAATTGACTTTCTTATACCTAAAGACGGCTTAAGAGGTTGAGAGTGATCTATATACGAGTATTGATAATGTATGCCAAATGCGTTATGTTATTGCGATGTAAAATGAAGGAAAAGATGTTAAAAGATAATATTTCATTCGTCGCAATAGATTTCGAAACAGCAAGCCCGAAATGGACTTCTATCTGCTCGGTCGGGATAGTGACGGTCGAGAACGGGAAGCTCGAAGAGAATACTATAAGAATGAACCTTCCGCCTAAAGGGATAAAGCAGAGCGAGACGGAAAAAAAAATTATGGGACATGAATAACTCCGCAGTTAAGGAGCTTATGAAAAAGAATTATTCCGAAGCCCTTAAGATATTATACGAAATAACTGATACAAGTCAGTAAAATATTTTCATCCTCAAAATAATACCGTTCGTCGGATTTATAATGGAAAATTGATATTTTATTGCTTTATTAGACGCATGAGTTTAGAAAATGGTGAGAAATCAACAATACTTAATTAAATATCTTGAGGAAAATATGCCAAAAATAATTGCCAAAAAACAAGACTGGTTAATTTTAGGATACAAACTTTTTTCAGAAAAAGGTATATCCGGGATAGTTGTTGAAAAGATGGCAAAAAAACTTAAAGTGAACAAATCAAGTTTTTACTGGCACTTTAAAACAAAAATGAAATTTATGGAGTTACTTGTCAGGTTTTGGATACATAATGAAACTAAACAAATTATTGATGTAACAAATAGTAAAAAAAACGGATCAGAAAAGGTAAGAACTTTGATCGCCCTGATATACAGACAAAGTCCATTCTTAGATTTTATTTTCTATTTAAAAAGTTATGCAAAG contains the following coding sequences:
- a CDS encoding TetR/AcrR family transcriptional regulator, with amino-acid sequence MPKIIAKKQDWLILGYKLFSEKGISGIVVEKMAKKLKVNKSSFYWHFKTKMKFMELLVRFWIHNETKQIIDVTNSKKNGSEKVRTLIALIYRQSPFLDFIFYLKSYAKQEKEIQKIIDNVEQKRLEYSIELLQEIGYSKSDAEIKSRLLYKHFLGYHEVIRYKKQSPDYLEEIKLELNQIIEY